A segment of the uncultured Desulfobulbus sp. genome:
CCTGAAGGTCCAGGCCGAGTTTGAGCCCGGCGGGAGCCATGTACTTCTTCCACCAGTCAGGCAGATTGTGATTGACCGATGGCAGAAGCGCAAGGCCTGAAAAAAATAAGAGGAAAATGACTAGCCCGATTTTGAGCTTCAAGCTGGAATTCATGAATGCTGCACCTGTGGCTGAGAAAAAAGATGGGTGGATACATGGTTACGCAAAATGATCAGACTATACGTCGACAGGGCCGGTGATGCAACGGTGGGTCGACATTTTATTTGAAAAAGCGTCTCCGAAACCGTGCAGTTGAAAGCGAAGAAGCTCGGGCAAGCTCTCCTGCCGGCTGGAGTTCCGTAATCGTTTCTCTCCCTTAATCAGAGGGGACGACCCAAGTTGCAGCGATGCCGATCAATCTCCGCCGTTGCCGGTCAGGGCCGCTTCTGTTAGATTGGCGCCAACGTAATTTTTCCTGTTTTGCCGTTCACCGCATAGCATTCGGGGACGACCTATCGAACTTCGTAATCTGCTGTTTCTGCAGTGTATGACCGCGCTGTTTTGATTGTTCAGCAACACATCCTTTTTCATTGCCGCCCGCATCGGTGGCTGGAGATACCGACATGACCCAGGAAAGCCTTCCCCAGTTTGTGCAAACCCTTCTCAATCCCGAGTGTTACGATCATCCGGTTGCCGAGGTGGAACTGGTGCAAACCCATATCTCTTTCGTGCTCCTGGCCGGGGAATTCGTCTACAAATTCAAGAAACCGGTGAATTTCGGTTTTCTTGATTTTTCCGATCTGGAGAAACGACGTTTCTGTTGCGAGCAGGAACTTGTGCTCAACCGCCGGCTCTGTCCGGATATATATCTGGGGATCGTCACCGTGACCCGTGAGGAGGATGGGCGCTCTATGTTGGACGGTTCGGGAGAGGTGGTCGAATACGGGGTGAAGATGGCGCGTATGCCGGAAGATCGCATGATGCAGCATGTGATCACCCGAGGCGAACTGGGGAGCGAACACATAGAAGCCCTGGTTGCCATTCTTGCCGATTTTTACTCCAGTGCCGAAGGGGGGGAGGAGATTGCCAAATTCGGCACTGCCGATGCAGTGGCGGTCAATGTCCTTGAAAATTTCGAGCAGACCAAGGGCTTTATCGGCCAGGGGGCATTGACCCAGGAACAGTTCGACATCATCTCAGGCTATGCCCGCAGCGTCCTGGCCCAGGAACCATTGTTCCAGCGCAGGATTGACGGCGGCTACATCCGCGATTGCCATGGCGATCTGTACTCGACCAACATCTGCCTGGCCGATAAAGTCTATATTTTTGACTGCATAGAGTTCAATCAACGGTTTCGATACTGCGATGTCGCCAGCGATGTCGCCTTTCTCGCCATGGACCTTGACTTTCATGGGCTGACCCATCTCTCCACTCAGTTCATCGAGCAGTTCTGTATCCGGACCGGGGATACCTCGTTGATGAGCATGCTCAATTTCTACAAGTGCTACCGGGCCTATGTGCGGGGCAAGATTGGTTTGTTCACCGCAGGTGACCCTGCGGTTGCTCCACAGGTACAGGAGCTTTGCCTTCAGCAGGCTGCCCAGTATTTCAAGCTTGCAGAGCGTTATGCAGGTGCGTGATGGAGCCCACAGGGCACCAGTGAAGCGCAGGCTGGTGGTGTTTTTCGGGATGACCGCTTCGGGGAAATCCACCCTGGCCATGGCCTGGGCGCAGCAGCAGGCGGTTCCCTATTACAATACCGACCGGGTCCGCAAGGAACTGGCAGGGCTTGCGGCAACCGAGCGTCGCCCAGATGGCATTGATCAGGGCATATACTCACCGGCCTTGTCTGCGCGCACCTATCAAACCATGCTGCAGAGGGCGGAACAGGATTTTGCCGAAGGGGCATCGATGGTGATTCTGGACGGCTCGTACAGCAGGCGTGCGGATCGCGATGCGGTGCGGGCGGCGGCGCTGCAGGCGGGCGTGGCGTGTTGTTTCTGCTACTGTCAGTGCTCGGCAGAGGAGACCAGGCGCCGGCTGGCTGTTCGAGCAGTCGACCGCGAAGCGGTTTCCGACGGGAGATGGGAAATTTACCTGCATCAGCAGGGGAGTTTTGCCTTGCCTGCTGAGGATGAACGCCGGGATTGCTGTTTCCTGAATACGGAAGAGACGGTGGAGAGCCTGCTGGAAAAAATTGGCGACCTTATGAAGTCAACCTGAGAGGGATATTTCGGGTTCGTCAGATCCTGATTTGCGGACTGATTTTCAGGTTGTTGACGTGTTCCGAAGCCATCAAAAAGAGCGGCTCAGCCTTTTTTACAAGGGCTGAGCCGTACCTGTTTCAGCGCTTACTGTTTTGCATCCGGGCCTCGCTGCTCCTCTTCCCGCTGTTGGCTGACTTTTACTTTGGAGGCGGACTCGTTTTCCTTGGCCTCTTCAAGACGATCTTCCGGCGCCTTGGTCATAAATTCCGGCAACCAGCGACTCATGCCCCAGGACGGCGGGTCTCCAGCCTGCAGACGCTCTAAAAGGGCTTTTGCCTTGGGGGTCAAGGAGGTGTCCGGGTACATGGCCAGCAGGTACTTCAGGCGCTGTTGAGCCTGCTGGTACCGTTCGGTGCGGACGTAGAACACGGCAACCATGTATTCGTGGTTGACCAGGAACTCCTTGCAGTCGTGAATCTTGGTCTTTGCCTCCTTGGCATAGGGCGACTGCGGGTAGGCGTTGATCAGGCGGGAAAAGGCCTTGATCGCCTCCTTGGGACCGGAGATGTCGCGATCGATGCGGTCCGAACGATTGTAATCGCACATGCCGAGCTGGAACAATACATAGGGAATGGCTTCGTTGGTGGGATGGTGTTCTTCAAATCCCTTGTAGAGCACCTTGGCCTCGGCATACTCCTTGTTGTAGTAATGTGCATCGGCCGCCTTCAACTCCGCCAGCATGGCCTGGGCGCTGAAGGGGTGTTCGTCGAGGATCAGCTTGAAATTTTTCACGGCCTCGCTGTAATCGCCGACGTTGTAGGCATCCATTCCTAGGGTGATCAAGGTTTCCGGAGGCAGAGACTTGGGCTCGTCTTCCTCGCCAAAGGTAAACTTGCTGAACATGCCGCTAAACGTTGAGCACCCGGAAAGGGCCAGGGCTAAAAAAAGAAGACAAATCAGCGCCAGGCGTGATATTGAAGGGTGCAACCGGGGAGAGACAGGCATAACGAGTCCTCTATTCACTGCAGTTTAAGGGTTGATCAGGTGCTTGGTTGCCGAGGTAATGTTCAACCGAGAGCTCTGCAACCGCGCCTTCGCCGGCGGCGTTGACGATCTGACGGGATCGCTTGCTGCGAATGTCACCGGCGGCAAAGACTCCGGGGATGGAGGTGGCCATCTCATCGTCGGTGATGATAAAGCCGGCTTCATCGGTGTTGAGTTGTTCCATCGGCAGGATTTCCGTGTTGGGGGCAATGCCGATCAGGATAAAAATGCCGGTCACCTTCAGGGTCGATTCTTCCTTGTTGTAGTGGCGAAGCAAAAGCTCCTCCACACCGGTGGTTTTTGAACCGCGGATTTCAAGTACCTCGGTGTTCCACAGAAAATCGATTTTTTCGTTGCAGAAGGCTTTTTCCTGAAGGATTTTGGTGGCGCGCAGTTCTCCTCGGCGATGGATCACAGTCACCTTGGAGGCGAACTTGGTGAGATGGAGCGCCTCTTGAATCGCGGTGTTACCGCCACCGACCACGGCTATCTCCTGGTTGCGGTAAAAGGGGCCATCGCAGGTGGCGCAGTAGGACACACCACGACCACTGAATTCATACTCTCCGGGGATGTCGAGCTTGCGCGGTTTGGCGCCGGTGCAGAGAATGACCGTCTTGGCGGTGAGCACGTCGCCGTTTTCCAGGGTGACCGACTTGATCTCGCCCATCAGGTCAAGCGCGGTGATGGTGGCAAACCGTTTTTCCAGACCGAAGCGATCGGCATGGGCGGTCATCTTATCCATCAGGTCAAAGCCTGAAATGCCGTCTCCAAAACCGGGATAGTTGTCGACCCAATCGGTGACCAGGACCTGGCCGCCGGTTGCTCCTTTCTCGACGAGAAGAACGCTGAGCCGGCCGCGGGCGGCATACAACCCGGCCGTAAGGCCAGCCGGTCCCCCTCCAACGATGATCAGCTGATACTGTGCCTGTTGCATGTCCAAACCGGAAAAAAGAAGACACGTCCCCTGCTCAGACGAAAGAAGAGGACGTGCCGAAATGAAAAGAAATTAGAGGGCTTTTTTGATCAGGTCCTGCAGCTGGGATTTGCCGACAGCACCTGTGATTTGGTCGACGACCTCTCCGCCCTTGAAAAGAATCAGGGTGGGGATGGCCCGAATGCCGAATTTTCCCGGGGTCGCGGGGTTGTCATCCACGTTCATCTTGGCGATGACCACCTGACCCTCGAATTCCGCCGCCAACTCATCAATAACCGGACCGATGGCCTTGCAGGGGCCGCACCAGGGCGCCCAGAAATCAACCAGACAGGGAAGCGAATTGCCAACAATGTCCTTCTCGAATTCGCTGTCGGAAATGTGCACTACCTTTTCACTTGCCATCGTTTATCTCCTTTTGGGCGGCCATTGAAAGGGTGTAAAAAATATAGAAATTTCAATGGTTATGTAGTGGTTAGTTGCATCGGCGGTCATTCTACCTTGCCGATTTCATAGTGACAAGAAAAAATTGACATCATTGCGGCACTGTCAAGTCCGGCGGCGAATGAAAGTTTTTGCTTTTGACATCGGAAAAACTCCCGTGCTATAAGTGAAGGTTTCGTTATCGATTACCATCAAGTCAACTGGAGCCACTGGAGGCATGCAATGAAAACGGATCGGTCGGCAGAACTTTTTTCCCAAGCCAAGATGCTTATTCCCGGGGGGGTCAACTCGCCGGTGCGTGCATGTCGATCCGTGGGCTGTGATCCACTTTTTGTCAAAAAAGCGGCAGGTTGCATCATCACTGATGTGGATGGCAACGAGTTTGTCGATTTTGTCGGTTCCTGGGGGCCGATGATTCTCGGTCACGCCCATCCGGAGGTGGTCGAGGCCATTCGCGAGGCGGCAACGCTTGGAACCAGTTTCGGCGCGCCCTGCGCCCAGGAGGTTGAACTGGCCCAATTGGTCTGCGATTCGGTGCCTTCCCTGGAGAAAATTCGCTTCGTCAACTCGGGCACCGAGGCCACCATGAGCGCCATTCGCTTGGCGCGGGGCTACACCGGGCGGAAGATGGTGATCAAGTTCGACGGCTGTTACCATGGACATGCCGATTCGTTCCTGGTCAAAGCCGGCTCCGGCGTCATCACCCTCGGTATTCCCGGGAGTCCGGGCGTGCCCGATGACATCGTGAAAAACACCCTCTCCATCCCCTATAATAATATCGAGGTGCTGGAGAAGACGTTGCGGGATGACCAGCTGGATATTGCCTGTGTCATCGTTGAACCAGTGGCCGGGAATATGGGGGTTGTTGTCCCGGAATTGACCTTTTTGCAGCGCTTGCGGGAGTTGACCAGTGAACTGGGCATCGTGCTCATCTTTGATGAGGTCATCACCGGTTTTCGCCTGGCCCTTGGCGGCGCCCAGGAGCGCTTCGGCATCAAGCCGGATCTCACCTGTCTGGGCAAGATCATCGGTGGAGGGCTGCCGGTTGGTGCCTACGGCGGGAAACGTGAGTTGATGGAGATGATCGCCCCCGATGGACCGGTATATCAGGCCGGTACCCTGTCGGGCAACCCCTTGGCTATGGCTGCGGGGTTGGCCATGCTCAAGGTCGTCCGCCGGCCGGGATTTTACCAAGAGCTCGAGGCAACCGCGACCTGGTTCGGTGAGGAGATGGCGCGGTTGGCTGGGGCCGCTCCGCTGCCGATTACCCTAAATAGCATCGGATCGCTGATGACCTGCTTTTTTACCGATACGCCGGTCACTGATTATACCTCGGCCATGACCGCCGATACCGACCGCTATGGCAAATACTACCGGAGAATGCTTGACGGAGGTGTGTGGCTTGCGCCGTCGCAGTTCGAGGCCTCCTTTATTTCGGCCGCACATGATCGCAAGCACTTGGAAAAGGCCTTGGAGTTGACTGAATCATCATTCAAAAAATTGATGGATTAGTTAAAAAAATATTGCGTTTGCCGGTTGCGCATGCTACCTGTAGCTGCGATTATCAAGTCCCGGTAAATGCGCGTGAGGCGTACGATGTCAGACGAGCGCAGGGAGATGTTCAGGCAACTTGCCGTCTACAGTGAAGTCGGCATGAGCTTTGTCTTTTCCATCATCATTGGATTCGGCATGGGATGGGCTCTTGATAACAAGGTGTTTGGGGGAAAGACCTCTCCCTATCTAACATTTATTTTTTTAGGTCTGGGGATTATTGCCGGATTTAAAAGACTCTGGGAACTGACCCGGAATATGCAAGATGAATAAGTACGTACCTACAATCAGTTCCGCCGATGACGACGGCCTCGTTCTCCGACGGGTGATGGTCCTGGGCTGGTTGCTGCTGGTTGCCGTAACTGCTGGCAGCTGGTTGCTGTATGATTTGCAGTTCGCTCAATCGGCTTTTCTCGGCGGGATTCTCGTGAACGGCAGTTTTTGGCTGCTGAACAAAGATGCCCAGCGATTGATGCAGAAGGTTAGCCAGACAGAGGCCGGGATGATCGTGCATACGGAAAAAACGCGATTTTTTCTCCGTTCTTTTGTCAGGCTGGTTGTTCTTGGATTGTTGTTATTCGTGGTGGCGGTCAGGGTGCCGATCAATGTGATCGGGCTGACGCTGGGATTCACCACGGTTATGGTCAGTGTTGTCATCATCGGCTTGGGCATGAACAAGTGCTGGTTGCCGAGCAAAGCGTGAGGAGAGAGTAGGTCATGGAACATCCGATATTATTTATTTCTTTGGTTCTTCAGGCGTTAGGGCTGCCGGTTCCCCATACACCGGTTGGTCATACCCTCCTGGAAAAGATCTGCGAACCGTATATGACCTACACCTGGATGGTCATGGCGTTTCTGATCATCGTCCCCAAGCTGACCATGGGTAAGTTGGAGATGGTTCCGGGAAGCGGCCAGAATTTTTGGGAAGTTGCCGTAGGTGGCGTTATGGACTTCTGCACCGAGAATCTTGGTGAGAAAGGTGCCAAAATGCTGTTCCCGATGATGGCGACCTTCTTTTTCTACATCGTCATCGCCAACATGATCGGACTGATCCCCGGTTTTATGTCTCCGACTTCAAGCCTGAACATCACCCTGGCCATGACCATCATCGTCTGGCTGACCCATCACTTCCTCGGCTTCAAGTACCATGGTATCAAGTACTACAAACATTTCATGGGCCCGAGCAAGGTGCTGGCACCGTTCATGTTCCTGCTTGAGATCATCAGTAACTTCGCCCGTTTGATTTCACTCTCCATGCGTCTTTTCGGTAACATTCTTGCCAAAGAGGTTCTGCTTGGTGTTCTGTTCATGCTGGCCGGTGCCTTCTTTGCACCGCTGCCCATCCTCTGCCTGGGCGTGCTCGTCTCGCTTATCCAGGCAGTGGTATTCGTTCTGCTTTCCCTGCTCTACTGTGCGGGATCGATGGAACACGCCCATTAATTCGTTTTTACAAGTTCCGTTCCAACGGAGAAGAAGGCCAACTATATAACTTTTAGTACGGAGGACACAAAAATGAATACAATTA
Coding sequences within it:
- a CDS encoding ATP synthase subunit I produces the protein MNKYVPTISSADDDGLVLRRVMVLGWLLLVAVTAGSWLLYDLQFAQSAFLGGILVNGSFWLLNKDAQRLMQKVSQTEAGMIVHTEKTRFFLRSFVRLVVLGLLLFVVAVRVPINVIGLTLGFTTVMVSVVIIGLGMNKCWLPSKA
- the trxB gene encoding thioredoxin-disulfide reductase; translated protein: MQQAQYQLIIVGGGPAGLTAGLYAARGRLSVLLVEKGATGGQVLVTDWVDNYPGFGDGISGFDLMDKMTAHADRFGLEKRFATITALDLMGEIKSVTLENGDVLTAKTVILCTGAKPRKLDIPGEYEFSGRGVSYCATCDGPFYRNQEIAVVGGGNTAIQEALHLTKFASKVTVIHRRGELRATKILQEKAFCNEKIDFLWNTEVLEIRGSKTTGVEELLLRHYNKEESTLKVTGIFILIGIAPNTEILPMEQLNTDEAGFIITDDEMATSIPGVFAAGDIRSKRSRQIVNAAGEGAVAELSVEHYLGNQAPDQPLNCSE
- the hemL gene encoding glutamate-1-semialdehyde 2,1-aminomutase, whose amino-acid sequence is MKTDRSAELFSQAKMLIPGGVNSPVRACRSVGCDPLFVKKAAGCIITDVDGNEFVDFVGSWGPMILGHAHPEVVEAIREAATLGTSFGAPCAQEVELAQLVCDSVPSLEKIRFVNSGTEATMSAIRLARGYTGRKMVIKFDGCYHGHADSFLVKAGSGVITLGIPGSPGVPDDIVKNTLSIPYNNIEVLEKTLRDDQLDIACVIVEPVAGNMGVVVPELTFLQRLRELTSELGIVLIFDEVITGFRLALGGAQERFGIKPDLTCLGKIIGGGLPVGAYGGKRELMEMIAPDGPVYQAGTLSGNPLAMAAGLAMLKVVRRPGFYQELEATATWFGEEMARLAGAAPLPITLNSIGSLMTCFFTDTPVTDYTSAMTADTDRYGKYYRRMLDGGVWLAPSQFEASFISAAHDRKHLEKALELTESSFKKLMD
- the trxA gene encoding thioredoxin, which codes for MASEKVVHISDSEFEKDIVGNSLPCLVDFWAPWCGPCKAIGPVIDELAAEFEGQVVIAKMNVDDNPATPGKFGIRAIPTLILFKGGEVVDQITGAVGKSQLQDLIKKAL
- the atpB gene encoding F0F1 ATP synthase subunit A, with protein sequence MEHPILFISLVLQALGLPVPHTPVGHTLLEKICEPYMTYTWMVMAFLIIVPKLTMGKLEMVPGSGQNFWEVAVGGVMDFCTENLGEKGAKMLFPMMATFFFYIVIANMIGLIPGFMSPTSSLNITLAMTIIVWLTHHFLGFKYHGIKYYKHFMGPSKVLAPFMFLLEIISNFARLISLSMRLFGNILAKEVLLGVLFMLAGAFFAPLPILCLGVLVSLIQAVVFVLLSLLYCAGSMEHAH
- a CDS encoding AtpZ/AtpI family protein — translated: MSDERREMFRQLAVYSEVGMSFVFSIIIGFGMGWALDNKVFGGKTSPYLTFIFLGLGIIAGFKRLWELTRNMQDE
- a CDS encoding outer membrane protein assembly factor BamD is translated as MPVSPRLHPSISRLALICLLFLALALSGCSTFSGMFSKFTFGEEDEPKSLPPETLITLGMDAYNVGDYSEAVKNFKLILDEHPFSAQAMLAELKAADAHYYNKEYAEAKVLYKGFEEHHPTNEAIPYVLFQLGMCDYNRSDRIDRDISGPKEAIKAFSRLINAYPQSPYAKEAKTKIHDCKEFLVNHEYMVAVFYVRTERYQQAQQRLKYLLAMYPDTSLTPKAKALLERLQAGDPPSWGMSRWLPEFMTKAPEDRLEEAKENESASKVKVSQQREEEQRGPDAKQ
- a CDS encoding AAA family ATPase produces the protein MQVRDGAHRAPVKRRLVVFFGMTASGKSTLAMAWAQQQAVPYYNTDRVRKELAGLAATERRPDGIDQGIYSPALSARTYQTMLQRAEQDFAEGASMVILDGSYSRRADRDAVRAAALQAGVACCFCYCQCSAEETRRRLAVRAVDREAVSDGRWEIYLHQQGSFALPAEDERRDCCFLNTEETVESLLEKIGDLMKST